GCGGACGTCGTAGACGACCTTATTGACCAGCACCCGGTCGCCGATGAGCAGGGTGTTCTCCATCGAGCCGGACGGAATGAAGAAGGCCTGCAACAAGAAGGTGCGGATCAGCACCGCGAGGCAGAACGCGACGACGAGCAGGAGCGGCAACTCCTGCCAGAGGGGCATCTGCCGCCGGGTGCGTCGGGCCCGTCGACGCCACGGATCGGCCGTGCCGTCCTCGTCAAGCATCTGCACCATGCCACTCTCCGGTCCGCAGAAACGACACTACCGCCCGGGAGTCTCGCCGGGAGACCCCACGGGCGGCAGTGGACCGCTGTGCCGTCGCGGCACGTGCCGCGACGTTGCTGCCTCCTGCGCCCGTGCCGACCAGAGTAATGCGATCTGGTCGATACGACATCCGGGCAGGCCAGGTGGCGTGACGAGCGGAGAGTCAGCTCGTCGGCTGCTTCTCGCGCAGCTCCTTGATCTTGGCCTTCTTGCCGCGCAGCTCGCGGAGGTAGTAGAGCTTGGCCCGGCGAACGTCACCGCGGGTCACGACCTCGATCCGGTCGATGCCCGGGCTGTTCAGCGGGTAGGTCCGCTCGACACCGACGCCGAAGCTGACCTTACGGACCGAGAAGGTCTCGCGCAGACCGTCACCCTGGCGGCGGATGACGACGCCCTGGAAGATCTGGACCCGGGACCGGTTGCCCTCGACGACCCGCGCGTGCACCTTGACGGTGTCACCGGCGCGGAAGTCGGGAACGTCGACCCGCTTGGACTGGGCGTCAAGGGCGTCCAGGATGTTCATCGCTGTGTCCTCGTGAGGCTCAACGGCGCACCGTCACTCGGTGCGCGGATGGGTGATTCTGATCCCCGGGTGGTGGACGGTGGACCGCCCCCGGGTCGGGGATCCTCGCAGCCGCCCGCGGGCGCGGTCGACTGCGGCAACCCCTCTACTTTGCCACATCCCCCGGCGGCGACTGAAATCCACCCCGGTCCAGCGCGGCCCGGTCCCGCTTGTCCAGGCTCTCCGGGGGCAGCGCGGCGATCATGTCGGGCCGGCGGGTGGCCGTACGCAGCAGCGAGGAGTCCCGACGCCAGCGGGCGATCCGGCCGTGGTCGCCCGAGCGGAGCACCTCGGGCACCTCGTGCCCGCGCCAGGTCGCCGGCTTGGTGTACATCGGCGCCTCCAGCAGCCCGTGGGCGTGCGACTCCTCGTCCAGCGAGCCGGCGTTGCCGAGCACCCCGGGCAGCAGCCGGGTGACCGCCTCCAGGATCACCAGCACCGCGACCTCGCCGCCGAAGAGCACGTAGTCGCCGAGGGAGACCTCGGTCACCCGCATCCGGCCGGCGGCGTGGTCGAGCACCCGCTGGTCGATGCCCTCGTACCGGCCGCAGGCGAAGAGCAGGTGCGACTCGGCGGCCAGCTCGTGCGCCAGAGCCTGGGTGAACGGGACACCGGCCGGCGACGGGACCAGCAGCCGGGGCAGGGTGTGGCCGTCCGGGCTCAGCTCGTCCGGGGCGAGGGCGTCCAGCGCCTCACCCCAGGGCTCCGGCCGCATGACCATGCCGGGCCCGCCGCCGTAGGGCGTGTCGTCGACCGTGCGGTGCACGTCGTGGGTCCAGCTCCGCAGATCGTGTACGGCCAGCCGCAGCGTCCCGGTCTCCCGGGCCCTGCCGATCAGGGAGAGGTCGAGCGGGGCGAAGTATTCCGGAAAGATCGACACGATGTCGACGCGCATGACGGGACCGCTCCAGCGGGTCTAGAGATCGAGCAGACCGGCCGGCGGGTCGACCACGACGCGACCGCCGGCGAGGTCTACCTCGGGGACGATCGCCTTGACGAACGGGATCAGCGCGGTACGCCCCTCGGGGCGGCGCAGCACCAGCAGGTCGGACGCGGGCGCGTGGTCGATCCGGGCCACCTCGCCCAGCCGCTCCCCGGCCGGGGTGACCACGGCCAGGCCCACCAGCTGGTGGTCGTGGAACTCCTCCGGGTCCTCCGGCGACTCCACGTCCGTGCTCTCCACCCCGATCAGGGTGCCCCGCAGCGCCTCGGCGACGGCGCGGTCCGCGACGCCCTCGAAGGCGACCAGCATCCGGCCCTGGTGCCAGCGGGCCGCCTCGACGGTCAGCTCCCGGGGCACGGTGAAGAGGACGCCCGGACCCGGTGCGGGGTTGGCCGGAGCGGCCGCCCCCGGCTCGGTGACCAGCACCGAACCGGGGGCGAAGCGCGCTTCGGGCTCGTCGGTCCGCACCTCCACGGTGACCTCACCGCGGATGCCGTGCGGTTTGCCGATCCTGCCGACGATGAGAAGCATCAGTACGAGTCGACGATGTCGACGCGTACCCCGCGTCCACCGATGGAGCCGATCACCTGGCGCAGCGCCTTGGCGGTCCGGCCGGACCGTCCGATCACCGTACCGAGGTCCTCGGGGTGCACGCGGACTTCCAGCCGCTTGCCCCGACGGGAGTCGACCATGCGGACGCGCACGTCGTCCGGGTTGTCGACGATCCCCTTGACCAGGTGCTCCAGCGCGGGACGCAGTGCCACGTCAGGCCTGCTCACCGGCGTCGGCAGCAGCGGCCGGGGCCTCGGCCGGAGCCTCGGTCTTCGGCGCCTCGGTCTCGGCGGCGGCCTCGGTCTTGGCCGGGGCCTCGGCCTTGGCGGCCTTCTTGGCGGGCTTGGCCGGGGTCTCCGGGGCCAGGCCGGCGGCGGCCTTCGCCTCGGCCTCGTACGCCGCCTTGCGGTCGGCCCGCTCGGGGGCGACCTTCAGCGGCGGCGGGGCCGGCAGGCCCTTGAACTTCTGCCAGTCACCGGTCAGCTCCAGCAGGCGCTGCACGGCCTCGCTCGGCTGCGCGCCGACCGAGAGCCAGTACTGGACCCGCTCCGACTTGACCTCGATCACCGAAGGGTCTTCCTTCGGCTGGTACACGCCCACGAACTCGATCGCCCGGCCGTCGCGCTTGACGCGCGAGTCGGCGATGACGATGCGGTACTGCGGGTTGCGGATCTTACCCATCCGCAGGAGCCGGATCTTTACGGCCACAGTTGTTTCGCTCCTGTTGCGATCTCACCGGCCCGAACGGGCGGTGTGCGGGTGAGAGCCGACCGGCACAGTGGGGTTGGGCCGGAGACTGCTCGGTGGACTGGCGACACGCCCGGGTTAGAGGGCGCCGGACGCGTGCCGGATACCAGCGACCCATTCTGCCAGATCCGGTGCCGATCGCTCACACCGGACCCGGACAGACCCCGCACGTCCGGCCTCGGAGTGACGCAGCACACCCGTCACCGGACCGGCGGCCGGTCCCAGCCGGGTGGCAGGTCGTCCGGTACGC
This genomic interval from Micromonospora sp. CCTCC AA 2012012 contains the following:
- a CDS encoding RNA-binding protein, producing the protein MPTPVSRPDVALRPALEHLVKGIVDNPDDVRVRMVDSRRGKRLEVRVHPEDLGTVIGRSGRTAKALRQVIGSIGGRGVRVDIVDSY
- the trmD gene encoding tRNA (guanosine(37)-N1)-methyltransferase TrmD, yielding MRVDIVSIFPEYFAPLDLSLIGRARETGTLRLAVHDLRSWTHDVHRTVDDTPYGGGPGMVMRPEPWGEALDALAPDELSPDGHTLPRLLVPSPAGVPFTQALAHELAAESHLLFACGRYEGIDQRVLDHAAGRMRVTEVSLGDYVLFGGEVAVLVILEAVTRLLPGVLGNAGSLDEESHAHGLLEAPMYTKPATWRGHEVPEVLRSGDHGRIARWRRDSSLLRTATRRPDMIAALPPESLDKRDRAALDRGGFQSPPGDVAK
- the rpsP gene encoding 30S ribosomal protein S16, with translation MAVKIRLLRMGKIRNPQYRIVIADSRVKRDGRAIEFVGVYQPKEDPSVIEVKSERVQYWLSVGAQPSEAVQRLLELTGDWQKFKGLPAPPPLKVAPERADRKAAYEAEAKAAAGLAPETPAKPAKKAAKAEAPAKTEAAAETEAPKTEAPAEAPAAAADAGEQA
- the rimM gene encoding ribosome maturation factor RimM (Essential for efficient processing of 16S rRNA), which translates into the protein MLLIVGRIGKPHGIRGEVTVEVRTDEPEARFAPGSVLVTEPGAAAPANPAPGPGVLFTVPRELTVEAARWHQGRMLVAFEGVADRAVAEALRGTLIGVESTDVESPEDPEEFHDHQLVGLAVVTPAGERLGEVARIDHAPASDLLVLRRPEGRTALIPFVKAIVPEVDLAGGRVVVDPPAGLLDL
- the rplS gene encoding 50S ribosomal protein L19, whose product is MNILDALDAQSKRVDVPDFRAGDTVKVHARVVEGNRSRVQIFQGVVIRRQGDGLRETFSVRKVSFGVGVERTYPLNSPGIDRIEVVTRGDVRRAKLYYLRELRGKKAKIKELREKQPTS